The genomic region TCTTTACGGCATGGTTCTTGTTTGTTCAAAATTATGTACAAGTTCCTGTTTTTTCAACTGATCAGGGACCGAAGGCTTTTTATAGGGGAGATCAGGGCGTTGTATTGAGTTTTAATATTGGATGGGGAGATGAAAAAGCAGAGCCGATCCTAGACACCTTAGAAAAGCTAGAAGTGAAAAATGCCACTTTTTTTCTCTCGGGTGCCTGGGCTGAACGTCATCCAGATTTGGTTGAGCGTATAATCAAAAACGGATATGAGATTGGAATTTTAGGGTTTAATTACAAGGATTATTCAGGAATTAAAGACGAGGAGATACGTAAGGACATTAATTATGCTCTTACTGCGTTCAAAAAGCTAGGAATCAAAAAAGTAGAATTTGCCCGTGCTCCTACGGGACATTTTGATGAGCGTTTCTTAAAAATTGCCGATCAATATGGTTTAGATGTTGTTCATTGGAGTGTGGATTCAAAGGATTGGACGAATCCTGGGAAAGATGCGATTGTGGCGAACGTGTCAAAAGCGAAAAAGGGAGATATCATTCTTCTTCATGCTTCTGATTCAGCCAAGCAAACTGCAGTTGCTCTTCCTCTCATTATCAGTTCCCTTAAGGATAGGAACCTAGAGATAATCCCGCTTTCGCAAATGATTTCTGATGCTGAGCCAAAATCGAGTGAAATTAAATAAGATGTATGAAATAGTAAAGGCTGTCCTCAAGCACACTCACTCATTAGAGATGCTGGAGAACAGCCTTTATTCAGTTTATTTTTTTACAGTTTGAACTTGAACAGCCGCTTTTTTATTTTTACGAGCTTCTCTTTCTGCTTCAGAGCGTTTTAAATAGTAAGGTAATCTTAATAACTGATACGTATTACATACTAAAAGTGAAATCAT from Bacillus oleivorans harbors:
- a CDS encoding polysaccharide deacetylase family protein, encoding MGFIFVLNGKRLKNVLLIIFTALFTAWFLFVQNYVQVPVFSTDQGPKAFYRGDQGVVLSFNIGWGDEKAEPILDTLEKLEVKNATFFLSGAWAERHPDLVERIIKNGYEIGILGFNYKDYSGIKDEEIRKDINYALTAFKKLGIKKVEFARAPTGHFDERFLKIADQYGLDVVHWSVDSKDWTNPGKDAIVANVSKAKKGDIILLHASDSAKQTAVALPLIISSLKDRNLEIIPLSQMISDAEPKSSEIK